Proteins from a single region of Mesotoga sp. BH458_6_3_2_1:
- a CDS encoding DUF4332 domain-containing protein, which translates to MIKEEDFIAFLKSKGKSENVIDLMLSGVASFERFLLDSNEKSIEEAEKEDIEGFAKSNYNDKARLKQQLRSIAQYFCFLSEPSLAKYASELREKEIAAKRKGMRLDRFSGYDRTIVEKLAKEGIFYTYQMIAAAGSPELRESLAARTGIEMERILEYLRLSDLSRLGGMKGVRARLYYDAGVDTLDKLSNWNPEELRTMLVDFVRKTGFKGIPPLPKEVSSTIEAAKKLERLVDF; encoded by the coding sequence ATGATAAAAGAGGAAGATTTCATAGCCTTCTTGAAGAGTAAAGGTAAGAGTGAGAATGTTATCGACTTGATGTTGTCTGGAGTTGCATCTTTTGAGAGATTCCTTCTTGATTCGAATGAGAAATCAATTGAAGAGGCAGAAAAAGAGGATATTGAAGGCTTCGCAAAATCGAACTACAATGACAAAGCCCGCCTGAAGCAACAACTGCGTAGCATAGCACAGTATTTCTGTTTTCTTTCTGAACCTTCACTTGCGAAATACGCCTCGGAACTTCGTGAAAAAGAAATTGCAGCAAAGAGGAAAGGCATGAGACTAGATAGATTCTCCGGGTACGACAGGACAATAGTGGAAAAACTCGCGAAAGAGGGCATATTTTACACCTATCAAATGATCGCAGCCGCAGGTTCGCCTGAGCTGAGAGAAAGCCTGGCTGCACGCACCGGAATTGAAATGGAAAGAATACTTGAATACCTTAGACTCTCGGATCTTTCGAGACTAGGTGGAATGAAGGGAGTTAGGGCGAGGCTATACTACGACGCTGGAGTAGATACCCTGGACAAACTTTCTAACTGGAACCCTGAGGAACTTAGGACGATGCTTGTCGACTTCGTCAGGAAAACGGGCTTCAAGGGAATACCTCCTCTGCCGAAAGAAGTAAGCAGCACAATAGAAGCGGCTAAGAAGCTTGAAAGGCTTGTTGACTTCTGA
- a CDS encoding AraC family transcriptional regulator, which produces MSRDTSLKEDYIDCVNSVIDYIEEHLSSPITLDDLCSEIFYSSVHLQRIFFHTVGETIGQYRKGRRLSVAADKLATTSMSILEIALQLGYDSQESFTRAFKSRYYLTPGKYRRLELHFTVTQKKRLCKKDLIGLKGGIRMEPEIIHKSAFKVIGLKYYGNDPANNCPKLWRDFMERHTEIDNVISAKESYGLMCTGEEDFIDGKFDYIASLAVSTLERIPEGMIGAEVPEATYAVFTHKGELDSLQDTYEYIYGKWFQNSEYEPVGLNEFELYDERFTGKEDSEFDIYIPIKKKR; this is translated from the coding sequence ATGTCCAGAGACACTTCTTTGAAAGAGGATTACATCGATTGTGTGAACTCCGTTATAGATTACATTGAGGAGCACCTTTCATCCCCGATAACTCTCGACGATCTTTGCTCAGAAATCTTCTACTCATCAGTTCATCTTCAGCGAATCTTCTTCCACACTGTTGGCGAGACGATAGGCCAGTACCGCAAGGGTAGAAGGTTGAGCGTGGCTGCCGACAAACTTGCTACAACCTCGATGAGTATTCTGGAGATCGCCCTGCAGTTAGGCTATGATTCGCAGGAATCATTTACCAGAGCATTCAAAAGCAGATACTACTTGACGCCTGGCAAGTATCGCAGGCTTGAACTCCACTTCACCGTCACTCAGAAAAAGAGACTGTGCAAAAAAGACCTGATAGGTCTCAAGGGAGGAATAAGAATGGAACCAGAAATCATCCACAAATCGGCATTCAAAGTCATTGGTTTGAAGTACTACGGAAATGATCCGGCGAACAACTGCCCGAAACTCTGGAGAGATTTCATGGAGAGGCATACCGAGATCGACAATGTCATATCGGCGAAGGAAAGCTACGGGCTGATGTGCACAGGTGAAGAGGACTTCATAGACGGCAAGTTCGACTACATAGCCTCTTTGGCCGTCTCGACTCTGGAAAGAATCCCGGAGGGAATGATTGGGGCAGAAGTACCTGAGGCAACCTACGCCGTTTTCACTCACAAGGGAGAGCTTGACTCACTGCAGGATACTTACGAGTACATCTATGGAAAGTGGTTTCAGAATTCCGAGTATGAACCGGTCGGACTGAATGAGTTTGAACTGTATGATGAAAGATTCACAGGGAAAGAAGATTCTGAGTTTGACATCTACATACCGATAAAGAAGAAGAGATAA